A region of Cherax quadricarinatus isolate ZL_2023a chromosome 57, ASM3850222v1, whole genome shotgun sequence DNA encodes the following proteins:
- the LOC128693499 gene encoding hemocyanin, translating to MQWTVVVAAFLVATVAARSDVAHKQQAINRLLYRITSPIMSTFTDLKEAAQSWNPKDHTDQTTDGGAAVKHLMEKLEDHTLLKKHHWFSLFNDRQREEALWLVDVLLNSKDFETFKNNAAYFRERMNEGEFVYALYAAVTHSDLTQDVVLPPLYEVTPHMFTNSEVISKAYAAMMKQIPGNFKMNFTGNKKNPEQRVAYFGEDVGLNSYHVHWHLDFPFWWKRDKIDRKGELFFWVHHQLNARYDAERLSNHLSRVEELCWDCIIENGFAPHTTYKYGGVFPTRPDNKKFDDVEGVARIRDMKELESRIRSTIALGYVINSDDTHTNISNEHGIDILGDLIESSTYSPNNGYYGSLHNQAHRILGAQADPKLKYDMPPGVMEHFETATRDPAFFRLHKYIDGLFKEHKDRLPPYTKSDFLYSNVKITDVEVTELSTYFEDFEFDLINALDTSEHVNEVSVKTHVSRLNHKPFTFKIHANAERDDRVTIRIYISPKRDENNIVLHINEHRWGAILLDTFWAEVRAGDNVIKRKSSQSSVAIVDRVSFPQLIHDTDEAVANNAELPHKDTRACGHPQRLLLPKGTHDGLEFWLNVIITSGSDAVHEDLVENERGSNHGYCGIHGEKYPDKRPMGFPFDRRIPNPKVFKVPNQHDQVVKIFHHS from the exons ATGCAGTGGACGGTGGTTGTAGCAGCATTCTTGGTGGCCACTGTGGCCGCCCGCTCTGACGTGGCTCACAAGCAACAGGCCATCAATCGTCTACTTTATAGGATCACCAGCCCTATCATGTCGACTTTCACCGACCTTAAGGAGGCAGCACAATCATGGAACCCAAAAGACCACACTGATCAAACCACAGATGGAGGTGCAGCCGTAAAACATCTGATGGAAAAGTTGGAGGATCACACCTTACTCAAGAAGCATCACTGGTTCTCCCTCTTCAATGATCGTCAGCGTGAAGAAGCTCTGTGGCTTGTCGATGTCTTGTTGAATTCAAAAGATTTTGAGACCTTCAAGAACAACGCTGCTTACTTCCGTGAGCGCATGAATGAAGGGGAATTTGTTTACGCTCTTTATGCAGCAGTGACTCACTCTGACCTAACACAAGATGTCGTCTTACCACCACTCTACGAGGTCACCCCCCATATGTTCACAAACTCAGAGGTCATCAGCAAAGCCTATGCTGCTATGATGAAGCAGATTCCAGGTAACTTCAAAATGAACTTTACAGGTAATAAGAAGAACCCAGAGCAGCGTGTGGCCTACTTCGGTGAGGACGTTGGCCTAAATTCTTACCACGTTCACTGGCATTTGGACTTTCCCTTCTGGTGGAAAAGGGATAAGATTGACAGGAAGGGAGAGCTATTCTTCTGGGTTCACCATCAGTTGAATGCCAGATACGACGCCGAGCGTCTTTCTAATCATCTGTCTAGAGTTGAGGAACTCTGTTGGGACTGCATCATTGAAAACGGTTTTGCTCCTCACACTACTTATAAATATGGCGGAGTGTTCCCCACTCGTCCAGACAACAAGAAATTTGATGATGTAGAAGGTGTGGCCCGAATTCGTGACATGAAAGAATTAGAAAGTCGAATTCGTAGTACCATTGCTCTCGGTTACGTTATTAATTCCGACGACACCCATACTAACATTAGTAATGAACATGGCATTGACATTTTGGGAGATCTCATCGAGTCTTCCACCTATAGCCCCAATAATGGTTACTATGGCTCTCTACATAACCAGGCTCACCGCATCTTGGGTGCGCAGGCTGATCCTAAGCTAAAGTATGATATGCCTCCAGGAGTCATGGAACACTTCGAGACGGCCACCCGTGACCCTGCCTTCTTCAGACTCCACAAATATATAGATGGACTCTTCAAGGAACACAAAGACAGGTTGCCACCTTATACCAAGAGTGATTTCCTCTACAGTAATGTAAAAATCACTGACGTCGAGGTCACTGAACTCTCCACCTATTTTGAAGATTTTGAGTTCGACCTGATTAATGCTCTAGACACATCAGAGCACGTCAATGAGGTTTCTGTCAAAACACACGTATCACGCCTGAACCACAAACCATTCACCTTCAAGATTCATGCTAACGCAGAACGCGACGACAGAGTCACTATTCGCATCTACATATCCCCAAAGCGTGATGAGAATAACATCGTCCTTCACATTAACGAGCATCGCTGGGGAGCCATCTTACTCGACACCTTCTGGGCCGAAG TACGTGCGGGAGACAACGTAATCAAGCGTAAGTCTTCCCAGTCATCGGTGGCCATCGTTGATCGGGTGTCCTTCCCCCAACTAATCCACGATACTGACGAGGCTGTGGCCAACAACGCTGAGCTGCCTCATAAGGACACTCGTGCCTGTGGTCATCCCCAGAGACTGCTGCTGCCTAAGGGCACTCACGACGGCTTAGAATTCTGGCTAAACGTCATCATTACCAGCGGAAGCGATGCTGTGCATGAAGACTTAGTCGAAAACGAACGTGGCAGCAACCATGGTTACTGTGGTATTCATGGTGAGAAGTACCCTGACAAGCGCCCAATGGGTTTCCCCTTCGATCGTCGCATTCCTAATCCAAAGGTGTTCAAGGTGCCAAACCAGCACGATCAAGTCGTCAAGATTTTCCATCACTCATAA
- the LOC128693498 gene encoding hemocyanin-like, translating to MQWVVVVAALLVATVAALPDVAHQQQTINRLLYKITSPIKSTFTDLKEAAQSWNPKEHTDQCSDGGVALNRLLQELEDHRLLEQHHWFSLFNDRQREEALLLVDVLLHCTSFEGFKNNAAYFRERMNEGEFVYALYAAVTHSHLTQHVVLPPLYEITPHLFTNSEVINKAYAAKMTQTPGNFKLEFTGSPKNPEQRVAYFGEDVGINSHHVHWHLDFPFWWTGDKIDRKGELFFWAHHQLTARYDAERLSNHLSPVDELYWDRPIKDGFAPHTVYKYGGEFPTRPDNKEFDDVEGVARIRDLKVLESRIRDAIALGYIINADGSHTDINNDHGIDVLGDIIESSAYSTNVAYYGALHNQAHRVLGAQADPKHKFNLPPGVMEHFETATRDPAFFRLHKYMDGIFKEHKDKLPPYTEADLLYSNVRITDVEVSELSTYFEDFEFDLSNGLDTTENINEVSVKNHVSRLNHKPFYFNIHAHADHDDKITVRIYITPKHDENNVVLHIDQNRWGTILLDTFWTEVHAGDNEIKRKSSESSVAIPDRVSFPQLIHDADEAVANGAELPHKDTRACGHPQRLLLPKGTHQGLEFWFDVFITSGDDGVHDDLDVNDHGSTHGYCGIHGEKYPDKRPMGFPFDRRIPVLKTFLVPNHHGQTVKIIHH from the exons atgcagtgggtggtagttgtaGCAGCACTCCTGGTGGCTACTGTGGCCGCCCTCCCCGACGTAGCCCACCAGCAGCAAACCATCAATCGTCTACTCTACAAGATCACCAGCCCCATCAAGTCAACTTTCACCGACCTCAAGGAAGCAGCACAATCATGGAACCCAAAAGAGCACACTGATCAGTGCAGCGATGGAGGCGTAGCCTTGAACCGTCTGTTACAAGAGTTGGAGGATCACCGCTTACTGGAGCAACATCACTGGTTCTCCCTCTTTAACGACCGTCAGCGTGAGGAAGCTCTACTGCTCGTTGATGTCCTGTTACACTGCACAAGCTTTGAGGGCTTCAAGAACAACGCTGCTTACTTCCGTGAGCGTATGAACGAAGGAGAATTTGTTTATGCTCTCTATGCAGCTGTGACTCACTCACACCTAACTCAACACGTGGTCTTACCCCCTCTCTACGAAATCACCCCTCATTTATTCACAAACTCAGAGGTAATTAACAAAGCTTATGCTGCTAAGATGACACAGACACCAGGGAACTTCAAGTTAGAGTTCACAGGTAGCCCGAAGAACCCAGAGCAGCGTGTAGCCTATTTCGGCGAAGACGTTGGAATAAATTCTCATCACGTCCACTGGCATTTGGATTTTCCATTCTGGTGGACAGGAGATAAGATTGACCGCAAGGGAGAGCTTTTCTTCTGGGCTCATCACCAGCTCACTGCCAGATACGATGCCGAGCGTCTTTCCAACCATCTATCACCAGTAGATGAACTCTACTGGGACCGCCCTATTAAGGACGGATTTGCTCCTCACACTGTCTACAAATATGGAGGAGAGTTTCCCACTCGTCCAGACAACAAGGAGTTCGATGATGTAGAAGGTGTGGCCCGTATTCGTGACTTAAAGGTATTAGAGAGTAGAATTCGTGATGCCATTGCTCTTGGTTATATTATTAATGCAGATGGCTCCCACACTGATATCAATAACGACCATGGCATTGACGTCTTGGGTGACATCATTGAGTCTTCCGCTTATAGCACTAATGTTGCATACTATGGCGCGCTACATAACCAGGCTCACCGTGTCTTGGGTGCACAGGCTGACCCTAAACATAAATTCAACTTACCTCCAGGAGTTATGGAACACTTCGAGACTGCAACCCGCGACCCAGCATTCTTCCGACTCCACAAATATATGGATGGGATCTTCAAGGAACACAAGGACAAGCTACCACCTTACACTGAGGCAGATTTACTCTACAGTAATGTTAGAATCACTGATGTAGAGGTCAGCGAGCTCTCCACCTACTTCGAAGATTTTGAGTTTGACCTCAGTAATGGCCTTGACACAACAGAGAACATCAATGAAGTTTCTGTCAAAAACCACGTATCACGCCTGAATCACAAACCATTCTACTTTAACATTCACGCCCACGCTGACCACGACGATAAAATCACTGTTCGCATCTACATAACCCCAAAACATGACGAAAACAACGTAGTCCTTCACATCGACCAGAATCGCTGGGGAACCATCTTGCTCGACACCTTCTGGACTGAAG TACACGCCGGAGACAATGAAATCAAGCGTAAGTCTTCCGAGTCATCAGTGGCCATTCCTGATCGCGTATCCTTCCCTCAACTGATCCACGACGCTGACGAAGCTGTGGCCAACGGCGCTGAGCTGCCTCATAAGGACACTCGTGCCTGTGGTCACCCCCAAAGACTGCTGCTGCCCAAGGGCACTCACCAAGGCTTGGAATTTTGGTTTGATGTGTTTATTACCAGCGGAGATGACGGTGTTCATGATGACTTAGATGTTAACGATCACGGTAGTACTCATGGTTACTGCGGTATTCATGGAGAAAAGTACCCTGACAAGCGTCCAATGGGCTTCCCCTTCGACCGCCGCATTCCAGTACTGAAAACGTTCCTGGTGCCCAACCATCATGGCCAGACAGTCAAGATAATCCATCACTAA